In one Melaminivora jejuensis genomic region, the following are encoded:
- a CDS encoding UvrD-helicase domain-containing protein has protein sequence MTQPAASPASYAYECNGASIAREAFYAIACDPRRSVAVEACAGAGKTWMLVSRILRALLDGCAPHEILAITFTKKAAGEMRQRLQEWLQDFARQTPQRLEAELIARGIPPKAARDKREQLQNLYRQTLDAGRPLQIRTFHSWFAALLSSAPLSVLEQHGLPTRYELLEDDEAAMAEVWRPFLHTVAHDAALRADYEACIAAHGRHQTHKALEAALKKRVEFTLADQAGVAEASMPAFGVAFPALAGLSAPCQALHGEAASTRWHARARALGAEKNKTPQKAAQGVVEAFLLDDLEQRLAKLRKAFLVANADRLTAHLQSYPLAQEAEAELQQLCAAQRQHAAWLHQQRMIRLTRCLIAEFAALKRARGWIDMNDIERTALALLSDPVLSGWVQERLDARVRHLLIDEFQDTNPLQWQALHAWLSGYAGAGGGQHAPSVFIVGDPKQSIYRFRRAEPQVFRAAQAFVQDALGGDLLACDHTRRNASGVIGCVNRAMQQAQDAGDYGGFRPHTTESQQAGTLLHLPPIERMERAARGRRADGSDGGDSSDDSTDSAAARWRDSLAEPRHEAEETLLMRECAQAAQWVAAQIAAGLAPQDILVLARKHERLAQMQQALRALHIPCVRPDKSQLTDAPEVQDVLALLDALVSPGHDLALARALKSPLFGASDEQLIRIELQRRQWQAQQDAAVQAEPQEAAHTSRQSATSVPVSWFDVLQKSELSALDLKGFGADLTLYQQWVQALPPHDALQAIYVHRDALARYAAATPATQRASVLAHLRALLAAALDEAGGRYLTPYAFVRAMRSGGPRAPGRVDDQAVRLLTVHGAKGLEAQTVLLLDTDAAGQRAETMGVLVDWPGEAAVPRHFVFLASETSPPPSVRAVLEREVAARRREELNTLYVAVTRAKTCLVLSCVQARTDAPGSWWQRLLPDLQPAGLPGEGGAGSPAEAAAITLHVLPEYIAQPQTRAAPPPASTLQSRQGEAMHQLLEQLAEPAALDSSPARLVRLVRDFDIPLEAAERAAAMARAIVQGEGAWAWDAGCIEHAMNEVPLTWQGQGLRLDRLVRLRAPRQGARWWVLDYKSATEPEQQAQLLAQLHRYRQALSALLPGEAVQAAFLTGDGRLVTLDGARQVELF, from the coding sequence ATGACGCAGCCGGCTGCCTCCCCCGCCTCCTACGCCTACGAATGCAACGGTGCCAGCATCGCGCGCGAGGCCTTCTACGCCATCGCCTGCGACCCGCGCCGCAGCGTGGCCGTGGAGGCCTGCGCCGGCGCCGGCAAGACCTGGATGCTGGTCTCGCGCATCCTGCGTGCCCTGCTCGACGGCTGCGCGCCGCATGAAATCCTGGCCATCACCTTCACCAAGAAAGCCGCTGGCGAGATGCGCCAGCGCCTGCAGGAATGGCTGCAGGACTTCGCCCGCCAGACCCCGCAGCGCCTGGAAGCCGAACTGATTGCAAGAGGAATCCCGCCCAAAGCCGCACGGGACAAGCGCGAGCAGCTACAAAATCTATATCGCCAGACGCTCGATGCCGGCAGGCCACTGCAGATCCGCACCTTCCATAGCTGGTTTGCCGCACTGCTGTCGAGCGCACCGCTGTCGGTGCTGGAGCAGCACGGCCTGCCCACGCGCTACGAATTGCTGGAGGACGACGAGGCCGCCATGGCCGAGGTCTGGCGCCCCTTCCTGCACACCGTGGCGCACGACGCGGCGCTGCGCGCCGACTATGAGGCCTGCATCGCCGCGCATGGCCGCCACCAGACGCACAAGGCGCTGGAGGCGGCGCTGAAAAAGCGCGTCGAATTCACCCTGGCCGACCAGGCCGGTGTGGCCGAGGCGTCCATGCCGGCGTTCGGTGTGGCCTTCCCTGCACTGGCCGGCCTGTCCGCGCCGTGCCAGGCGCTGCATGGCGAGGCCGCCAGCACCCGCTGGCACGCCCGGGCCAGGGCGCTTGGCGCAGAAAAGAACAAGACCCCGCAAAAAGCCGCCCAGGGCGTGGTCGAAGCCTTCTTGCTGGACGATCTGGAGCAGCGCCTGGCCAAGCTGCGCAAGGCGTTCCTCGTGGCCAACGCAGACCGTCTCACGGCGCATCTGCAGAGCTATCCGCTGGCGCAGGAGGCCGAAGCCGAGTTGCAGCAGCTGTGCGCCGCGCAGCGCCAGCACGCCGCCTGGCTGCACCAGCAGCGCATGATCCGCCTGACGCGCTGCCTGATCGCCGAGTTCGCCGCCCTCAAGCGCGCGCGCGGCTGGATCGACATGAACGACATCGAGCGCACGGCGCTGGCGCTGCTGTCCGACCCGGTGCTGTCGGGCTGGGTGCAAGAGCGCCTGGATGCGCGCGTGCGCCACCTGCTGATCGACGAATTCCAGGACACCAACCCGCTGCAGTGGCAGGCGCTGCACGCCTGGCTGTCGGGCTATGCCGGCGCCGGCGGCGGGCAGCACGCGCCCAGCGTGTTCATCGTCGGCGATCCCAAGCAGAGCATCTACCGCTTCCGCCGCGCCGAGCCGCAGGTCTTTCGCGCCGCGCAGGCCTTCGTGCAGGATGCCCTGGGCGGCGACCTGCTGGCCTGCGACCACACGCGGCGCAACGCCAGCGGCGTGATCGGCTGCGTCAACCGTGCCATGCAGCAGGCGCAGGACGCCGGGGACTACGGCGGCTTTCGCCCCCATACCACCGAATCGCAGCAGGCCGGCACGCTGCTGCACCTGCCCCCCATAGAGCGCATGGAGCGCGCCGCCAGGGGCCGCCGCGCCGACGGCAGCGATGGCGGCGACAGCAGCGACGACAGCACCGACAGCGCCGCCGCCCGCTGGCGCGACAGCCTGGCCGAGCCCCGGCACGAGGCTGAGGAAACCCTGCTCATGCGCGAATGCGCCCAGGCCGCGCAATGGGTGGCCGCGCAGATCGCTGCCGGCCTGGCGCCGCAGGACATCCTGGTGCTGGCGCGCAAGCACGAGCGCCTGGCGCAGATGCAGCAAGCGCTGCGCGCGCTGCACATTCCCTGCGTGCGCCCTGACAAATCCCAGTTGACCGATGCGCCCGAAGTGCAGGACGTGCTGGCGCTGCTGGATGCACTGGTCTCGCCCGGCCACGACCTGGCGCTGGCGCGCGCGCTCAAATCGCCGCTGTTCGGCGCATCCGACGAGCAGCTGATCCGCATCGAGTTGCAGCGCCGCCAATGGCAGGCGCAGCAAGATGCTGCCGTCCAGGCCGAGCCGCAGGAGGCAGCGCACACCAGCCGGCAAAGCGCCACCAGTGTCCCCGTAAGCTGGTTCGATGTACTTCAAAAAAGTGAGCTATCAGCGCTTGACCTGAAAGGGTTTGGGGCTGATTTGACCTTGTATCAGCAATGGGTGCAGGCCTTGCCCCCGCACGACGCCCTGCAGGCCATCTACGTCCATCGCGACGCACTGGCGCGCTACGCCGCCGCCACGCCGGCCACCCAGCGCGCCAGCGTGCTGGCCCATTTGCGGGCGCTGCTGGCGGCGGCGCTGGACGAGGCGGGCGGGCGCTACCTCACGCCCTACGCCTTCGTGCGCGCCATGCGCAGCGGCGGCCCGCGTGCGCCCGGGCGGGTGGACGACCAGGCCGTGCGCCTGTTGACCGTCCACGGCGCCAAGGGCCTGGAGGCGCAGACCGTGCTGCTGCTGGACACCGACGCCGCCGGCCAGCGTGCCGAGACCATGGGCGTGCTGGTGGACTGGCCGGGCGAGGCGGCCGTGCCGCGCCACTTTGTCTTTCTGGCCAGCGAGACCAGCCCGCCGCCCAGCGTGCGCGCTGTGCTGGAGCGGGAGGTGGCGGCGCGCCGGCGCGAGGAGCTCAACACCCTGTATGTCGCCGTCACGCGCGCCAAAACCTGTCTGGTGCTGTCGTGCGTGCAGGCCAGAACCGATGCGCCGGGCAGCTGGTGGCAGCGCCTGCTGCCCGACCTGCAGCCCGCCGGCCTGCCCGGGGAGGGGGGTGCCGGCAGCCCTGCCGAGGCTGCGGCTATCACATTGCACGTTTTGCCCGAGTACATCGCACAGCCGCAGACGCGCGCCGCGCCGCCGCCGGCCAGCACGCTGCAATCGCGCCAGGGCGAGGCCATGCACCAGCTGCTCGAACAATTGGCCGAACCGGCGGCCCTGGACAGCAGCCCGGCGCGCCTGGTGCGTCTGGTGCGCGACTTCGACATCCCGCTGGAGGCCGCCGAGCGTGCCGCCGCCATGGCACGTGCCATCGTGCAGGGCGAGGGCGCCTGGGCCTGGGATGCAGGCTGCATCGAGCACGCCATGAACGAAGTGCCGCTGACCTGGCAGGGCCAGGGCCTGCGCCTGGATCGCCTGGTGCGCCTGCGCGCACCGCGCCAGGGCGCGCGCTGGTGGGTGCTGGACTACAAGAGCGCCACCGAGCCCGAGCAGCAGGCGCAACTGCTGGCGCAGCTGCACCGCTACCGCCAGGCGCTGAGCGCGCTGCTGCCGGGCGAGGCGGTGCAGGCGGCCTTTCTCACCGGCGATGGCCGGCTGGTGACGCTGGACGGGGCGCGGCAGGTGGAGCTGTTTTGA
- a CDS encoding PD-(D/E)XK nuclease family protein — MTVIAADDDPAQLWATAFAWLRTRAQRQAVPLSAAVVLVPYAQLMAQARRHWQALFAQGFEPRFETTRNWAGQFAAPPLEAAEYTGERARDTLAARVLLEGAGLGAHAELLIGPLLDMAGQLAAAVAVVEPARRAAWAEQARALLPVGEEGSPLRLEATAARVALEWVLASRHSCDVLFTAPARASARLLLVVEGLQPDPLAQALLAHWGDDGYAVPLRESAPLAPARIALHAAEDAEAEAQRAAACVLAHLGRQRSPVALVAVDRALTRRVSALLQQAGVPLQDESGWTLSTTRAAAQLMALLRAAAWGASSDEVLDWLKHCPAAAPAAVRALERWLRRHGAHRWKLAAHELAALAGRHPLEAALAAQCEDWRTQLHARRPLADWLAALRALLQATLAWTALEGDPAGAAVLSALHLLPGLDIGLRDAAGAQQRLDLGEFTRWASDVLECARHRPEYPAGAPVVVLPLAQLLGREFAALVMPGCDEKRLPAVPEPPGAWSAAQRQALGLPTRDSLLQAQRLAWGCALKSPWVDVLWRAGEGGEPLLPSALVQALQLEGLATDGADACTPRAVAPTPVVRPAIDASALQLQQLSSSAYDDLRQCPYRFFVRRLLRLQDDDELDGQVDKRDFGTWLHAVLQHFHEALAQDPGADAGQRVTLMDAAAERAQHQLRLQPGDFLPYRSGWPELRKGYLDWLVQHETGLAARFEQAERHVRQRLPGLAVELVGSLDRVDRLQPAGAGAASHLLIDYKTEGADKTSARVQPGSEDTQLAFYAALMPPGTQLRAAYVNVGERGATRLYEQAEVLAQREQLLQGIADDLQRIAGGTPLQALGEGSVCEWCNARGLCRRDFWT; from the coding sequence ATGACTGTCATAGCGGCAGACGATGATCCGGCCCAGCTTTGGGCCACAGCCTTTGCCTGGCTGCGCACGCGCGCGCAGCGGCAGGCCGTGCCCCTGTCGGCGGCGGTGGTGCTGGTGCCCTATGCCCAGCTCATGGCGCAGGCACGCCGGCACTGGCAGGCGCTGTTTGCGCAGGGCTTCGAGCCGCGCTTCGAAACCACGCGCAACTGGGCCGGGCAGTTCGCCGCGCCGCCCCTGGAGGCCGCCGAGTACACCGGCGAGCGCGCCCGCGACACCCTCGCGGCGCGCGTCCTGCTGGAGGGCGCCGGCCTGGGCGCCCATGCCGAGCTGCTGATCGGCCCGCTGCTGGACATGGCCGGGCAACTCGCCGCCGCCGTGGCTGTCGTCGAGCCGGCGCGCCGTGCCGCATGGGCCGAGCAGGCCCGCGCCCTGCTGCCAGTGGGCGAGGAGGGCAGTCCGCTGCGCCTGGAGGCGACAGCCGCCCGGGTGGCGCTGGAGTGGGTGCTGGCCTCGCGTCACAGCTGCGACGTGCTGTTCACCGCCCCGGCACGCGCCAGCGCCCGGCTGCTGCTGGTCGTCGAAGGCCTGCAGCCCGACCCGCTGGCGCAGGCGCTGCTGGCGCATTGGGGCGACGATGGCTACGCCGTGCCGCTGCGCGAGTCGGCCCCGCTGGCCCCGGCGCGCATCGCGCTGCACGCAGCCGAGGACGCCGAGGCCGAAGCCCAGCGCGCCGCCGCCTGCGTGCTGGCGCATCTGGGGCGGCAGCGCTCGCCGGTGGCGCTGGTGGCCGTCGATCGGGCGCTGACGCGGCGCGTCAGTGCGCTGCTGCAGCAGGCCGGCGTGCCGCTGCAGGACGAGTCCGGCTGGACGCTGTCCACCACCCGCGCCGCCGCCCAGCTCATGGCCTTGCTGCGCGCCGCCGCCTGGGGCGCCAGCAGCGATGAGGTGCTGGACTGGCTCAAGCATTGCCCGGCAGCCGCCCCTGCCGCAGTGCGCGCGCTGGAGCGCTGGCTGCGCCGCCACGGCGCGCACCGCTGGAAGCTGGCTGCGCACGAGCTGGCCGCCCTGGCCGGGCGCCACCCGCTCGAAGCCGCCCTGGCCGCCCAGTGCGAAGACTGGCGCACGCAACTGCACGCCCGCCGCCCGCTGGCCGACTGGCTGGCGGCGCTGCGCGCGCTGCTGCAGGCCACCCTGGCCTGGACGGCGCTGGAGGGCGACCCTGCCGGCGCAGCCGTCCTGTCTGCGCTGCACCTGCTGCCCGGGCTGGACATCGGCCTGCGCGACGCTGCCGGTGCCCAGCAGCGCCTGGATCTGGGCGAATTCACCCGCTGGGCCAGCGATGTGCTGGAGTGCGCACGCCACCGGCCCGAATACCCTGCCGGCGCACCCGTGGTGGTGCTGCCGCTGGCACAGCTGCTGGGCCGGGAGTTTGCCGCCCTGGTCATGCCCGGCTGTGATGAAAAACGCCTGCCTGCCGTGCCCGAGCCGCCTGGCGCCTGGAGCGCTGCCCAGCGCCAGGCCCTGGGTCTGCCCACGCGCGACAGCCTGTTGCAGGCGCAGCGCCTGGCCTGGGGCTGCGCCCTGAAGTCGCCCTGGGTCGATGTGCTGTGGCGCGCCGGCGAAGGGGGCGAGCCGCTGCTGCCCAGCGCGCTGGTGCAGGCGCTGCAGCTCGAAGGCCTGGCCACCGATGGCGCCGACGCCTGCACCCCGCGCGCTGTGGCGCCGACCCCCGTGGTGCGCCCGGCCATCGACGCCAGCGCCCTGCAGCTGCAGCAGCTGTCGTCCTCGGCCTATGACGACCTGCGCCAGTGCCCCTACCGCTTCTTCGTGCGCCGCCTGCTGCGCCTGCAGGACGACGATGAACTCGACGGGCAGGTGGACAAGCGCGACTTCGGCACCTGGCTGCACGCCGTGCTGCAGCACTTCCACGAAGCCCTGGCGCAAGACCCCGGCGCCGATGCCGGCCAGCGTGTCACGCTGATGGACGCTGCCGCCGAACGCGCGCAGCACCAATTGCGCCTGCAGCCGGGCGACTTCCTGCCCTACCGCAGCGGCTGGCCCGAGCTGCGCAAGGGCTATCTGGACTGGCTGGTGCAGCACGAGACGGGCCTGGCCGCGCGCTTCGAGCAGGCCGAGCGGCACGTGCGCCAGCGCCTGCCGGGCCTGGCGGTCGAGCTGGTCGGCAGCCTCGACCGTGTCGATCGGCTGCAGCCGGCGGGCGCTGGCGCGGCCAGCCACTTGCTCATCGACTACAAGACCGAGGGCGCGGACAAGACCAGCGCGCGCGTGCAGCCCGGCAGTGAGGACACGCAGCTGGCCTTCTACGCCGCCCTGATGCCGCCGGGCACGCAGTTGCGCGCGGCCTATGTCAACGTCGGCGAGCGCGGCGCAACCCGGCTGTACGAGCAGGCCGAGGTGCTGGCGCAGCGCGAGCAGCTGCTGCAGGGCATTGCCGACGACCTGCAGCGCATCGCCGGCGGCACGCCGCTGCAGGCGCTGGGTGAGGGTTCAGTCTGCGAATGGTGCAACGCACGCGGCCTGTGCCGCAGGGACTTCTGGACATGA
- a CDS encoding TIGR03862 family flavoprotein, with the protein MTHDLTPLSSPAPTRTCTLAVIGAGPAGLMAAEAAIAAGLADVHVFDAMPSAGRKFLLAGKGGLNLTHSEALPAFLGRYGARAQVLAPLLQHFGPQQLRDWAQGLGVETFVGTSGRVFPTDMKAAPLLRAWLQRLRAGGVQLHMRQRWLGWQEAPESVAGAAQDAAGLDSPGTAPPQELLFATPAGPVRVQARAVVLALGGASWARLGSDGAWVPWLHQRGVAIAPLQSANCGFDVLGAHGGAGETRRDFLRELLGRQEAPQPGWSAYFAERFAGQPFKSVRLSFTDSQGRSFERRGEFVATASGIEGSLVYAASSLLRDEIAAHGHATLHLDLLPDHTPERVLAEVRHPRGARSLPSHLKSRLGLGGIKVALLHEVLGRDGVQDAERLAQAIKALPLTLLAPRPIDESISSAGGVAFEALDEALMLRALPGVFAAGEMLDWEAPTGGYLLTACFATGLAAGQGAARRLGCRTEL; encoded by the coding sequence ATGACCCACGACCTCACCCCTCTTTCCTCCCCCGCGCCCACCCGCACTTGCACCCTGGCCGTGATCGGCGCCGGCCCCGCCGGCCTGATGGCGGCCGAGGCAGCCATTGCGGCAGGCCTTGCCGATGTCCACGTCTTCGACGCCATGCCGTCCGCCGGGCGCAAGTTCCTGCTGGCTGGCAAGGGCGGGCTGAACCTGACGCACTCCGAGGCGCTGCCGGCCTTTCTGGGCCGCTACGGCGCGCGCGCGCAGGTGCTGGCGCCGCTGTTACAGCATTTCGGCCCGCAGCAGTTGCGCGACTGGGCGCAGGGCCTGGGGGTGGAGACTTTCGTCGGCACCTCCGGGCGCGTCTTTCCGACCGACATGAAGGCCGCGCCGCTGCTGCGCGCCTGGCTGCAGCGCCTGCGCGCTGGCGGCGTGCAATTGCACATGCGCCAGCGCTGGCTGGGCTGGCAGGAGGCGCCAGAGAGCGTGGCAGGTGCGGCACAGGATGCGGCAGGCCTGGACAGCCCCGGCACCGCGCCCCCGCAGGAGCTGCTGTTTGCCACCCCGGCAGGCCCGGTGCGCGTACAGGCGCGCGCCGTGGTGCTGGCCCTGGGCGGGGCCAGCTGGGCGCGGCTGGGCTCGGACGGCGCCTGGGTACCCTGGCTGCACCAGCGCGGCGTGGCCATCGCGCCGCTGCAATCGGCCAATTGCGGCTTCGACGTGCTGGGCGCGCATGGCGGCGCTGGCGAGACGCGGCGCGATTTCCTGCGCGAGCTGCTGGGCCGCCAGGAAGCCCCCCAGCCTGGCTGGTCGGCCTATTTTGCCGAGCGCTTTGCCGGTCAGCCGTTCAAGTCGGTGCGCCTGTCGTTCACCGACAGCCAGGGCCGCAGCTTCGAGCGGCGCGGCGAGTTCGTCGCCACCGCCAGCGGTATCGAGGGCAGCCTGGTCTATGCGGCGTCCAGTCTGCTGCGCGACGAGATCGCCGCGCACGGCCACGCCACGCTGCACCTGGATCTGCTGCCCGACCACACACCCGAGCGCGTGCTGGCCGAGGTGCGCCACCCGCGCGGCGCGCGCAGCCTGCCCAGCCACCTGAAAAGCCGCCTGGGCCTGGGCGGCATCAAGGTGGCGCTGCTGCACGAGGTGCTGGGCCGCGACGGCGTGCAGGACGCCGAGCGGCTGGCGCAGGCCATCAAGGCCCTGCCGCTGACGCTGCTGGCGCCGCGCCCCATCGACGAGAGCATCAGCAGCGCCGGCGGCGTGGCTTTCGAGGCGCTTGATGAGGCGCTGATGCTGCGTGCGCTGCCCGGGGTGTTCGCTGCCGGTGAAATGCTGGACTGGGAGGCGCCCACCGGCGGCTACCTGCTCACCGCCTGCTTCGCCACGGGCCTGGCGGCGGGGCAGGGTGCGGCACGCCGGCTGGGGTGCCGCACCGAGTTATAG